The nucleotide sequence AAGTGTTGTCTATTCTAGAAACAGCTACTGATAAATGTAAGAGTGTGGCTAGTGTACTAGAATCGATTGCCGTGAAGCATTCGTAATAATTTCGAAAATTTTTCAATCTTTCAATTAAAATTATGTTTACTCTTCTTATAGTTATCATAGTATTGTCTTTAATTTTTGATTACATCAATGGTTTTCACGATGCAGCGAATGCCATTGCTACTGTAGTTGCTACTAAGGTACTTTCGCCCGTTCAAGCGGTTATTTGGGCTGCTTTTTTTAATTTTCTAGCCTACTGGGTTTTTGGTTTGGGAGTCGCAAATACGGTTGCAAAAACGGCAGACTCAAGCCAGATAAATTTAACGGTAATTTTAGCGGGTGTACTTGCTGCAATTGCATGGAATTTAATTACTTGGTGGCAAGGGATTCCTTCTAGTTCTTCACATACTTTGATTGGAGGTTTTGCGGGGGCTGCCATAGCTCATGCTATTGCATTACATGGTTTTTCAGATTATACGATTATTGAAGACGGAGTAGAGCATACAAAACATTGGTATAATATTGTAAGTTGGTACAAAGCAGGTAAAGACGGTGGGATGCCTACTGGGGTTATGATCATCATTTTGTTTATCGTACTAGCCCCTTTATTAGGAGCTTTGATGTCGTATTTAATATCTATTTGGTTGTTAAATGCGTCTAAGAGAACGATGCTACCTAAATTGTTTACAATCGCCTTGATGGCAGCTTCAATTTGGTTTGTTTATAACCAAATGGTGCCATTTGATAAAATCGAAAATCCTCGTTTTGAATCTTCTGTTTTTTGGAGTGTTGTATTTGAATCACACAATATAAAATGGTTTTTGGTTGCTTTTATCATACTATCAATTTCAACATTTGCATTGGTATTTAGTAGTTTGAATTTGCACAAAGCTGAATCAGTTTTGAAAAAAATGCAGCTATTATCATCTGCTGCCTTTAGTTTAGGTCATGGTGGTAACGATTCACAAAAAGTAATGGGTATTATTGCAGCAGCAGTTGCAGTTTATATAAAGACTAGTGGAGTTGATATTGTTACCCTTCCAGAATGGTTACAAGTGGTGCTTCCAAATGATGATAAAGGAATTAAAGGTGCAATGCCAGAATGGATTCCTTTAGCGTGTTATACCGCTATTGCTGTTGGTACCTTAAGTGGTGGTTGGAAAATTGTAAAAACCATGGGGTCTAAAATCACCAAAGTAACTTCTTTTGAAGGGGTTGCTGCTGAAACCGCAGGTGCATTGACACTTTATTTTACTGAGCATTTTAAAGTGCCAGTAAGTACAACACATACTATTACAGGTTCGATTATTGGGGTCGGTTTGACTAAACGTGTATCGGCCGTTCGTTGGGGTGTGACGGTAAGTTTGTTATGGGCTTGGGTATTAACTATTCCTGTTTCAGGGTTATTGGCTGCCTTATGTTATTATATATTGAGTATTTTTATTTAGTAGAAAAATAGTCAAAATGAAAAAAACATCCTTATTTATGTAAAATGAGGATGGTTTTTTGTTTTTGGAGCAGATGATTCCGCATTTTTAGGAAAGTTGGATTCCTGCTGTCCGCTTTATCTTGTGGCGGCATAAAGGCCCGCCGCCACAAGGATGTCGCTTCCATCAGGGCTAAAAAAGAAAGCCTAGGGTTTTATTGGTTATTTGGACTTTATAAAGTTCTTTTCGATAGCTTTAATCATTTCTCCAGCGATGTCTTTATTAGTTGCTCCTTCAATTCCTTCTAGTCCAGGAGAGGAGTTTACTTCTAGTAATAAAGGTCCTTTTGAAGAGCGGATAATATCTACTCCAGCTACTTTTAAGTCCATCGCTTTGGTAGCTTTGATGGCAATACGTTTTTCTTCAGCTGTGGCTTTAATAACTGATGCTGTGCCTCCTAAGTGGATGTTAGCTCTAAACTCGCCAGGCATGGCTTCTCTTTGGATAGAGGCTACGACTTTTCCATCGATAACAAAACATCGAATGTCTTTACCGTTAGCTTCCTTGATAAACTCTTGAACAAGAATATTAGCGTTAACACTTTTGAAAGCATTGATAACACTTTCTGCAGCTTTTTTAGTTTCGGCTAGAACGACACCTTTACCTTGTGTGCCCTCTAGTAATTTTACAATTAATGGTGGTCCTCCAACCATTTTAATCAAATCATTAGTGTCCAAAGGGGAATTGGCGAATCCTGTTGTTGGAATGTCAATTCCACTGTGTAGCAGTAATTGCAAAGAGTATAGTTTATCTCTAGATTGTGTGATGGCACTTGCGGAGTTTAAACAAAAAACTTTCAAAGCTTCAAATTGTCTTGTTAGAGCACATCCGTAAAAAGTGATACTAGGTCTTATTCTTGGAATAATAGCGTCAAATTGGTCTAGGATAAGTCCGCCTCGATAATGAATTTCAGGTGTTTTGGCATCTAGGCGCATATAGCATTCTTTGATGTTTAAGAAATGCATTTCGTGTCCACGCATTTCGCCAGCTTCCATGATGCGTTTGTTGCTGTACAATTCAGGATTACTAGCTAATACACCAATGCGTAAGCCGGTGCTAGCTTTTTCCGAATTTTTATATAAATCTTTAAGGTTGTCGGTTGAGGGTTGTCCTAAGAGGTATTTTTGTTCGGGATCTACTAATATTCTTCCGCTCATGGCTTCACGACCCAAAAGCATTCGGAACCCCATGGAATCTCTATTGGTTAAGGTCATTTCAATTGGCCAAGTCGAATCGCCAATTTGTAGTTTAGTTTGAATTACATAACGTTGCTCTCTGAACCCACTTGAACTTTTTACAATTCGTTTGTCGATTAGTGGAGCTTCACAGTGGATTACTGTTTTTTGATTATTTTGAATAGGGTTGATGTCGAATTTTACCCAATTGGTTTCGTTTTTTATAAATGGAGCTATATTAACAGCGTGTAAAGCTGAGGTTTTAGCGCCTGAATCCACTCGTGCTTTTATTGTTGGAATTCCTAATTCAGGAAAGGAACACCATTCTTCGCTGCCGAGTATCACTTTGTTTTGAGACATATTCTAAGGTTTGTTGAGTCTAATTTTTGAAGGGATAAAAGTAGATATAGTTTTTTGAAATAAGACCGAAATCTATTTAAAAAAACAAACCCGTTATGTAAATAAAACGTAACGGGTTTGTATGATAATTTAATAAATCGATTTTGTTATTGATTAGTGGCTTCTCCTGCTTTGTGAATTACCACTGATAGTTCTTGAGCTCCTTCTTCAATGTCCATGAATATTTCGTCTCCAGAATTGATTTTTGAACTGATAATTTCTTCTGCAAGAGTATCCTCCACGTATTTTTGAATGGCTCTTTTTAAAGGTCTAGCTCCAAATTGCTTATCAAATCCTTTTTCAGCAATAAAACTCTTTGCTTTTTCGGAAAGTTTTAAAGCGTATCCTAGTTCGGCAATTCTAACATAAAGTTTCTTTAATTCGATTTCGATAATCAAATCAATATCTTCTTTTTCTAAGGCATTAAAGACAATTACGTCATCAATACGGTTTAGGAATTCTGGTGCGAATGTTTTCTTCAATGCATTTTCAATAATGCTTTTCGAATTGTCATCTGCTTGAGCAATTTTGGCTGCTGTTCCAAAACCTACTCCTTGGCCAAAATCTTTTAATTGTCTCGCTCCAACATTCGAAGTCATGATGATAATAGTGTTTTTAAAGTCGATTTTGCGACCTAAGCTATCTGTTAAATAACCATCATCCAACACTTGTAGCATCATATTAAAAACGTCTGGATGTGCTTTTTCAATCTCGTCCAAAAGTACTACTGCGTAAGGTTTTCTTCTTACTTTTTCAGTAAGTTGCCCACCTTCTTCGTATCCTACATATCCCGGAGGTGCTCCT is from Flavobacterium sp. NG2 and encodes:
- a CDS encoding inorganic phosphate transporter, yielding MFTLLIVIIVLSLIFDYINGFHDAANAIATVVATKVLSPVQAVIWAAFFNFLAYWVFGLGVANTVAKTADSSQINLTVILAGVLAAIAWNLITWWQGIPSSSSHTLIGGFAGAAIAHAIALHGFSDYTIIEDGVEHTKHWYNIVSWYKAGKDGGMPTGVMIIILFIVLAPLLGALMSYLISIWLLNASKRTMLPKLFTIALMAASIWFVYNQMVPFDKIENPRFESSVFWSVVFESHNIKWFLVAFIILSISTFALVFSSLNLHKAESVLKKMQLLSSAAFSLGHGGNDSQKVMGIIAAAVAVYIKTSGVDIVTLPEWLQVVLPNDDKGIKGAMPEWIPLACYTAIAVGTLSGGWKIVKTMGSKITKVTSFEGVAAETAGALTLYFTEHFKVPVSTTHTITGSIIGVGLTKRVSAVRWGVTVSLLWAWVLTIPVSGLLAALCYYILSIFI
- the rimK gene encoding 30S ribosomal protein S6--L-glutamate ligase, with product MSQNKVILGSEEWCSFPELGIPTIKARVDSGAKTSALHAVNIAPFIKNETNWVKFDINPIQNNQKTVIHCEAPLIDKRIVKSSSGFREQRYVIQTKLQIGDSTWPIEMTLTNRDSMGFRMLLGREAMSGRILVDPEQKYLLGQPSTDNLKDLYKNSEKASTGLRIGVLASNPELYSNKRIMEAGEMRGHEMHFLNIKECYMRLDAKTPEIHYRGGLILDQFDAIIPRIRPSITFYGCALTRQFEALKVFCLNSASAITQSRDKLYSLQLLLHSGIDIPTTGFANSPLDTNDLIKMVGGPPLIVKLLEGTQGKGVVLAETKKAAESVINAFKSVNANILVQEFIKEANGKDIRCFVIDGKVVASIQREAMPGEFRANIHLGGTASVIKATAEEKRIAIKATKAMDLKVAGVDIIRSSKGPLLLEVNSSPGLEGIEGATNKDIAGEMIKAIEKNFIKSK